From the Lusitaniella coriacea LEGE 07157 genome, one window contains:
- a CDS encoding DUF1361 domain-containing protein has product MKSLLLHVWNALSLYSGWMAWNLFLAFIPFALSLLLFRQSGRSRTILWWVAFVVFIAFLPNAPYLLTDIIHLIRATRDDFSIWVITLVFIPQHTLVILAGFEAYVLSLMNFGSYLRAQGSGKFVLWVELITHALCSVGIYLGRFLRFNSWDLVTAPDRVAYSIIDDLTAKRPIFVMAVTFVILTVLYWLFKQINLGLMLRIRTARTAKSIPARSR; this is encoded by the coding sequence ATGAAAAGCCTATTACTTCACGTCTGGAATGCATTAAGCCTCTATAGCGGTTGGATGGCTTGGAATCTATTTTTAGCTTTTATTCCTTTTGCCTTAAGTCTCTTACTCTTTCGTCAGAGCGGACGCTCTCGTACAATCCTGTGGTGGGTTGCTTTTGTCGTCTTTATTGCCTTTTTACCCAACGCCCCTTACCTGCTCACCGATATTATCCACCTCATCCGAGCTACTCGCGACGACTTTTCCATTTGGGTTATTACCCTTGTTTTCATCCCCCAACACACCTTAGTCATTCTCGCGGGTTTTGAAGCCTACGTTCTCTCCTTAATGAACTTTGGCAGTTATTTACGCGCCCAAGGATCTGGTAAATTTGTTCTTTGGGTCGAGTTAATCACCCACGCACTCTGTTCGGTTGGAATTTATCTGGGACGCTTCTTGCGGTTTAACAGTTGGGATCTCGTCACTGCTCCCGATCGCGTGGCTTACAGTATTATTGACGATCTGACAGCGAAACGTCCTATTTTTGTAATGGCTGTCACCTTCGTCATTTTGACGGTTTTATACTGGCTCTTCAAACAAATTAATCTAGGACTGATGCTGAGAATTCGTACCGCGCGCACTGCAAAATCGATCCCCGCGCGATCGCGCTAA
- a CDS encoding BrnT family toxin, producing the protein MKFEWDENKAARNLSKHGVEFEEAKTVFDDPLYIDFYDPDHSDDEERYLIVGESQRGRLLIVSYTERKDSIRLISAREVTRSEREVYEEG; encoded by the coding sequence GTGAAGTTTGAGTGGGATGAAAACAAAGCAGCAAGGAATTTATCTAAGCACGGAGTGGAATTTGAAGAAGCTAAAACAGTCTTTGACGATCCACTTTACATCGACTTCTACGATCCAGACCATTCAGATGATGAAGAGCGTTATCTTATTGTTGGGGAGTCACAACGAGGACGTTTGCTAATTGTGTCATATACAGAAAGAAAAGATTCAATTCGTCTCATTAGTGCTAGGGAAGTAACACGATCCGAACGCGAAGTTTATGAAGAAGGATAA
- a CDS encoding UPF0175 family protein: MSVVIPNEILQAAKLSEAELRLELAKRGICVHYDLEDLHADIETLQKLEQL, from the coding sequence ATGAGCGTTGTCATTCCCAATGAAATTCTTCAGGCTGCAAAGTTGTCAGAAGCCGAATTGCGATTAGAACTCGCGAAGCGTGGAATTTGCGTTCATTACGATCTCGAAGATTTGCACGCGGATATCGAAACCCTACAAAAGTTAGAACAACTCTAG
- a CDS encoding DEAD/DEAH box helicase has product MKILHGTWIPEEGNHFIRTGAFYLWVETTQTKKKRKESSEIHPYHLQQEELVSFLANGLGIKEKSESIAQKYFLLPTAEAQPLPSLELSRYLETELPEEFELQYWQVDCYLVATQVKTSTYTYATVNNVIHLLNDLHFLTLYGSEELQLGADLLFWYRYTQALKQEILKDRYIPALRYRDAGQPAKGRKKSKFSAFEIYAGWEIVSESYETHLKEYGEAMPLVCASGFETIQEPPTFYDPETLLRHFSECLLTEIVTHTPSTAKFERQIAGTLLEKCFNFDRADLPSNSDLALEEYQEWQAWRHKIGHTQTAIPFNLYFQLQTPQKEEEPWELHFLVAPKSDPSLRLSLLDYWRSTQKQKTTLHKQLGKEFESNLLLNLGYAARIYPKLWDGLETDKPASVLLDLDDAFEFLKETAWVLEDAGYKVVIPAWWTPQGRKRAKLRLKVSKSKSASKSENKGYFSLDRLVQYQYQLAIGDEAVTPEEWEQLVNAKSPLVQFRGEWVELDSAKMQQMLEFWQKHGEENPEMSLMELLQKEAEAGDEWDIERDDSLEEMLRKLNDKSRLALVEELPNFEGTLREYQKRGVSWLSYLETLGLNGCLADDMGLGKTVQVIARLVQERIDIETVAPTLLIAPTSVLGNWQKEIGKFAPHLRTIVHHGSDRASETKAFKKISAEQDVVITSYTLARKDAKLFASVEWQRIVLDEAQNIKNPKAAQTKAILKLDAPHRLALTGTPVENRLLDLWSIFNFLNPGYLGKQTQFRKAFEIPIQKDNNRIQAVTLKKLVEPFILRRVKTDKAIIKDLPDKVEQKVYCNLTKEQASLYEAVVKEVTKQLEVAEGIQRKGMILSTLMKLKQICNHPMQFLQDNSEFSPTRSRKLSRLEEMIEEAIAEQESLLVFTQFTEIGEALERHLRHNNHYNTYYLHGGTSRKKRERAIAEFQDPATPPSIFILSIKAGGVGITLTKANHVFHFDRWWNPAVEDQATDRAFRIGQEKNVFVHKFVTLGSLEERIDQMIEDKKKLSASIVGSDESWLTELDNDSFKQLIALNRSAVLD; this is encoded by the coding sequence GTGAAAATTCTGCACGGGACTTGGATTCCAGAAGAAGGAAACCACTTTATTCGCACGGGTGCATTCTATTTGTGGGTGGAGACAACCCAAACGAAGAAAAAGCGGAAGGAAAGTAGTGAAATTCACCCCTATCATTTGCAGCAGGAAGAGTTAGTTTCGTTCCTCGCGAATGGGTTGGGAATTAAAGAAAAAAGTGAAAGTATCGCTCAAAAATACTTCCTTCTCCCCACCGCAGAGGCACAACCCCTCCCCTCCTTGGAACTGTCTCGTTATTTGGAAACCGAGTTACCGGAAGAGTTTGAGTTGCAGTACTGGCAAGTAGACTGCTATTTGGTGGCGACACAGGTGAAGACGAGTACTTATACTTACGCGACGGTGAATAATGTTATTCACTTGCTCAATGACTTGCATTTCCTGACGCTGTACGGTTCCGAGGAATTGCAACTGGGTGCGGATTTGCTGTTTTGGTATCGCTACACCCAAGCGTTGAAACAGGAGATTTTGAAGGATCGCTATATCCCTGCGTTGCGGTATCGGGATGCGGGACAACCAGCGAAGGGACGGAAGAAGTCGAAGTTTTCGGCGTTTGAGATTTATGCGGGGTGGGAGATCGTTTCGGAATCCTATGAAACCCATTTAAAGGAATATGGGGAAGCAATGCCACTGGTGTGTGCGTCGGGGTTTGAGACGATACAGGAACCGCCTACATTCTACGATCCGGAAACGCTGTTGCGGCACTTTTCCGAATGTTTGCTGACGGAGATTGTTACCCACACTCCCAGTACGGCGAAATTTGAGCGACAAATCGCGGGAACGCTGTTGGAGAAATGTTTTAATTTCGATCGCGCGGATCTTCCCAGTAATAGCGACCTTGCCTTAGAAGAATACCAGGAATGGCAGGCGTGGCGGCACAAAATCGGTCACACGCAAACGGCAATTCCCTTTAATCTTTATTTCCAATTGCAAACGCCACAAAAGGAGGAAGAACCGTGGGAATTACACTTCCTGGTTGCGCCAAAAAGCGATCCCTCCCTCCGCCTTTCCCTGCTGGATTATTGGCGTTCGACGCAGAAACAGAAAACAACGCTACACAAGCAGTTGGGTAAAGAATTCGAGTCGAATTTATTGTTGAATCTCGGCTATGCGGCGCGCATCTATCCGAAACTGTGGGACGGATTGGAAACTGACAAACCCGCATCGGTTTTGCTGGATCTTGACGATGCCTTTGAATTCCTGAAAGAAACGGCGTGGGTCTTGGAGGATGCGGGGTATAAGGTGGTTATTCCCGCCTGGTGGACTCCTCAAGGTCGAAAACGCGCGAAATTGCGCCTCAAGGTGTCGAAAAGTAAGTCTGCAAGCAAGTCAGAAAATAAAGGGTATTTCAGTCTCGATCGCTTGGTACAGTATCAATATCAACTCGCGATCGGCGATGAAGCGGTAACGCCGGAAGAGTGGGAACAGTTGGTGAATGCAAAGTCTCCCTTAGTGCAGTTTCGGGGGGAGTGGGTGGAACTCGACTCGGCAAAAATGCAGCAAATGCTGGAGTTCTGGCAAAAGCATGGAGAAGAAAACCCAGAAATGTCGCTGATGGAGTTGTTGCAGAAGGAGGCGGAAGCGGGGGACGAGTGGGACATCGAACGGGACGATTCCTTGGAGGAAATGCTGCGCAAACTCAATGATAAGAGTCGGTTGGCGTTGGTGGAGGAGTTGCCGAATTTTGAGGGGACGCTGCGGGAGTACCAAAAGCGAGGGGTGTCCTGGTTGAGTTATTTGGAAACCCTGGGATTGAATGGCTGTTTGGCGGACGATATGGGTTTGGGGAAGACGGTACAGGTAATTGCGCGGTTGGTTCAGGAACGCATAGATATCGAAACTGTTGCGCCGACGCTGTTAATTGCACCCACTTCGGTGTTGGGAAATTGGCAAAAGGAGATTGGCAAGTTTGCACCCCATCTTCGCACGATTGTCCATCACGGGAGCGATCGCGCGTCGGAAACCAAAGCATTCAAAAAGATTAGTGCAGAACAGGATGTGGTTATCACCTCCTACACCCTCGCACGCAAGGATGCGAAACTCTTTGCTAGTGTGGAATGGCAGCGCATTGTTTTAGATGAGGCGCAGAATATCAAGAACCCGAAAGCAGCGCAAACGAAGGCAATTTTAAAACTCGATGCACCCCACCGCCTCGCATTGACGGGAACGCCTGTAGAGAACCGCTTGCTGGATTTGTGGTCGATTTTTAACTTCCTCAATCCCGGTTATTTAGGGAAACAAACGCAATTTCGCAAGGCGTTTGAAATTCCCATCCAAAAGGATAACAATCGCATACAAGCAGTGACGTTGAAAAAACTGGTGGAACCTTTCATTTTGCGGCGCGTTAAAACTGATAAGGCGATTATTAAAGATTTGCCGGATAAGGTGGAGCAGAAGGTTTATTGTAACCTGACAAAAGAGCAAGCTTCTCTCTACGAAGCGGTGGTTAAAGAGGTAACAAAGCAGTTAGAAGTTGCCGAAGGAATTCAACGTAAGGGAATGATCCTTTCCACATTGATGAAACTGAAACAAATTTGCAACCATCCGATGCAATTTCTTCAGGATAATAGCGAATTTAGTCCCACGCGATCGCGCAAACTTTCCCGCCTCGAAGAAATGATTGAAGAAGCGATCGCAGAACAAGAAAGCCTGCTCGTTTTTACCCAGTTTACCGAAATTGGCGAAGCTTTAGAACGCCACCTGCGCCACAACAATCACTACAATACTTATTACCTTCACGGCGGAACTTCAAGGAAAAAAAGAGAACGCGCGATCGCGGAATTCCAAGATCCGGCAACCCCTCCCAGCATCTTCATCCTCTCCATCAAAGCAGGCGGCGTAGGAATCACCCTCACCAAAGCAAACCACGTTTTCCATTTCGATCGCTGGTGGAACCCCGCAGTGGAGGATCAAGCCACAGATCGCGCCTTCCGCATTGGACAAGAAAAGAATGTTTTTGTCCACAAGTTCGTCACGTTAGGATCGTTGGAGGAACGCATCGATCAAATGATTGAGGATAAGAAGAAGCTTTCCGCTTCGATTGTGGGTTCCGATGAGTCTTGGTTAACGGAGTTAGATAATGATAGTTTCAAACAGTTGATTGCGCTGAATCGGAGTGCGGTTTTGGATTAA
- a CDS encoding GTPase — MAKFFYKDRQYEVSVSPESNEQEILILTNSDGVELTIREGEKKAVKRDSQDNLEEVDLQTAQYKNFYDSLIQEARKVVKKDSQDKVKSFFKALEVQYEERVQDFHQTLNIVVIGNVSSGKSSLINALLRRTRQNALMKVGVQAGVTTKLNILRLDEKVRLIDSPGLGDVRAENSEITQEFLKSIDVGILVVTGAVDASQKEYFNDLKENCKSFFVVLNKRDEWDRYHPQALENVMNQWKEYLKIDKIYPVCTFGYDSQLSDNTPLDIRGVIQLREDIEDFLESQGKKLLLARHMSKKRSYAKKIVVGAVTAVGIQAALPGKALFITTTQVIAIGSLYYLYTGQILSKGSALALLPVFAGQAVATNVFLFFTSFIPPTGIVEIAAAITAISITAAMLASINFVLSSGAELTDEKMLKLKFREYREQVQIILKNLALTDITKIGSLNFTDIVDKLI, encoded by the coding sequence ATGGCAAAATTTTTCTATAAAGATAGACAATATGAAGTCAGTGTCTCTCCTGAAAGTAATGAGCAGGAGATTTTGATATTAACTAACTCAGATGGCGTGGAGCTTACAATTAGGGAAGGAGAGAAGAAAGCAGTTAAGAGAGATTCGCAAGACAATCTTGAAGAAGTTGATCTACAAACTGCACAATATAAGAACTTTTACGACAGTCTCATACAAGAAGCTAGAAAAGTAGTTAAAAAAGACTCGCAAGATAAAGTTAAAAGCTTTTTCAAGGCTCTTGAGGTTCAATATGAAGAACGAGTACAAGATTTCCATCAAACTCTCAATATAGTTGTCATTGGCAATGTTAGTTCAGGTAAAAGTTCTTTGATTAATGCCCTTTTAAGGCGTACACGTCAAAATGCTCTTATGAAAGTAGGTGTACAAGCTGGCGTGACCACTAAATTGAATATACTGCGTTTGGATGAGAAAGTCAGACTAATAGATTCCCCAGGCTTAGGAGATGTACGTGCAGAAAATAGCGAAATAACTCAGGAATTCTTGAAAAGTATTGATGTAGGCATTTTAGTTGTAACAGGTGCTGTAGATGCATCGCAAAAAGAATATTTTAATGATCTAAAAGAAAATTGCAAGTCTTTTTTTGTTGTTTTAAATAAACGAGATGAATGGGACAGATATCATCCTCAAGCTCTCGAAAATGTGATGAATCAGTGGAAAGAGTATCTGAAGATAGATAAAATTTATCCAGTATGCACTTTTGGGTATGACTCGCAACTTTCTGACAATACCCCTCTTGATATTCGAGGCGTGATTCAGCTTAGAGAAGATATAGAAGATTTTTTGGAGTCGCAAGGAAAAAAGCTTTTACTCGCTCGGCATATGAGTAAAAAGAGGTCATATGCAAAAAAAATCGTAGTGGGAGCTGTGACAGCCGTTGGGATACAAGCTGCATTACCTGGTAAAGCACTTTTTATTACTACCACTCAGGTTATTGCAATCGGCTCCCTCTACTACCTTTATACAGGTCAAATTCTGTCTAAGGGATCTGCATTAGCTCTACTACCGGTGTTTGCAGGTCAAGCAGTCGCTACGAACGTTTTTCTATTTTTCACGTCCTTTATTCCTCCCACAGGAATCGTTGAAATAGCAGCAGCGATTACAGCAATATCCATCACAGCCGCCATGTTAGCTTCTATTAACTTTGTACTATCTAGTGGAGCAGAGCTTACAGACGAAAAGATGCTTAAGTTGAAGTTTCGAGAATATAGAGAACAGGTACAAATTATATTAAAAAACTTGGCTCTCACAGATATCACAAAAATAGGTTCTTTGAACTTTACAGATATTGTTGATAAATTAATTTAA
- a CDS encoding DUF5615 family PIN-like protein, with protein sequence MSSLFICLYLDEDVNILVAELLQARGFDAVTARDAGQLSTTDAEQLTYAISQARTLVTHNRTDFEKLVQAYFDAGQMHYGVIFAVRRPPQEIARRLLVILNQVTADEMQNQVRYI encoded by the coding sequence GTGAGCAGTTTATTTATTTGCTTGTACTTAGATGAAGATGTCAACATCTTAGTCGCTGAATTGCTTCAAGCTAGAGGTTTTGATGCTGTTACTGCACGAGATGCAGGACAACTTAGCACAACCGATGCAGAACAATTGACTTACGCAATAAGTCAAGCTAGAACTCTGGTGACTCATAACAGAACGGACTTTGAAAAACTCGTACAAGCTTATTTTGATGCAGGACAGATGCATTATGGTGTAATTTTTGCGGTTCGCCGTCCTCCTCAAGAGATTGCACGGCGATTGTTGGTTATTCTCAACCAAGTTACTGCGGACGAAATGCAAAATCAAGTTCGATATATTTAG
- a CDS encoding DUF433 domain-containing protein: MVQATEYLYIVRDDEILNGEPIIRGTRTPVRAIVETWRTGVTPEEIPKGMPHLTLGQVFSALTYYSDRQEEINQYIEQNRIPDELIDPLIRDL; encoded by the coding sequence ATGGTTCAAGCCACAGAATATCTTTATATTGTGCGGGATGATGAAATTCTAAACGGAGAACCTATTATCCGAGGAACTCGCACGCCTGTTAGAGCAATTGTTGAAACCTGGCGAACGGGTGTTACACCGGAGGAAATTCCCAAGGGAATGCCTCACCTAACATTAGGACAAGTTTTTAGTGCGTTGACCTACTACAGCGATCGCCAAGAAGAAATTAACCAATACATCGAACAGAATCGCATTCCTGATGAGTTAATCGATCCATTAATTAGAGATTTGTGA
- a CDS encoding metal-dependent hydrolase: MSSPVGHSLAAAIIYFSRNKFNSKLWLVWLVVLASIPDLDYVVPFLNRANYYNARVTHSFGFSLLLPLCTIFGLFLAGNRGKTLRILGLQAIAAGLSHLVLDLFVGVTPLPLFFPFNSHLFKLPFGILPSSWTPEPKQYFPWFQQLFQILPSSWMPNSKTYFLCRQILIELGILLPWIWMSRVCARNRIESLRDRAILKITLSLLISLACTIWAWSLPR; this comes from the coding sequence ATGTCATCTCCTGTCGGACATAGCTTGGCGGCGGCGATCATTTATTTCTCGCGCAACAAATTCAACTCAAAGTTATGGCTTGTATGGCTGGTTGTTCTCGCCTCTATTCCCGATCTCGACTACGTTGTTCCTTTCCTGAATCGAGCGAACTATTACAATGCCAGAGTCACCCATTCTTTTGGGTTTAGCCTGTTGTTGCCCTTGTGTACGATATTCGGACTATTTCTGGCGGGAAATCGCGGTAAAACCCTAAGAATACTAGGATTACAAGCGATCGCGGCGGGCTTATCCCACCTCGTTCTTGATTTATTTGTTGGCGTAACCCCACTCCCGCTCTTTTTCCCTTTTAATTCTCACTTATTTAAACTGCCCTTTGGCATTTTACCCAGTTCCTGGACACCAGAACCCAAGCAATATTTTCCCTGGTTCCAACAACTCTTTCAAATCTTGCCGAGTTCGTGGATGCCTAATTCAAAAACCTATTTTCTCTGTCGCCAGATTCTGATTGAGTTGGGAATTCTCCTGCCGTGGATTTGGATGAGTCGGGTTTGCGCCCGAAACCGCATCGAATCATTACGCGATCGCGCGATTTTAAAAATAACCCTCTCTCTCTTGATTTCCCTTGCTTGTACGATTTGGGCGTGGAGTTTGCCCCGATAG